A window from Vulcanimicrobium alpinum encodes these proteins:
- a CDS encoding methyltransferase domain-containing protein — protein MRRTIARELMDDPVDDVAELEGNLRDIAFANAVFGGSAPVVRTVRGLGARSVLDVGSGAADVPLALVRDAERRGVELHVTCLDRSDQMLAIAQARTCRHPSLAFVRADGDALPFADGAFDVVTCTLALHHFEPDGAHRLLRELRRVSRLSPVVCDLRRSPLAFGMTWLWSRTSRNRLTRHDAPLSVRRAYTPGEALALARAAGWRAASVRGEPFFRMTLWDAA, from the coding sequence GTGCGGCGGACGATCGCTCGCGAGCTGATGGACGATCCGGTCGACGACGTCGCCGAGCTCGAAGGCAACCTGCGCGACATCGCGTTCGCGAACGCCGTCTTCGGCGGCAGCGCGCCGGTCGTGCGCACCGTACGCGGCCTGGGCGCGCGCAGCGTCCTCGACGTCGGAAGCGGCGCGGCAGACGTTCCGCTGGCGCTGGTGCGCGACGCCGAGCGCCGCGGCGTCGAACTTCACGTGACGTGCCTGGATCGCAGCGACCAGATGCTCGCGATCGCGCAAGCGCGCACGTGCCGCCATCCTTCGCTGGCATTCGTGCGGGCGGACGGTGACGCGCTCCCCTTTGCGGACGGCGCGTTCGACGTCGTGACGTGCACGCTCGCGCTGCATCACTTCGAACCCGACGGCGCGCACCGGCTGCTGCGCGAACTGCGCCGGGTTTCGCGCCTGAGCCCGGTCGTTTGCGACCTGCGCCGCTCGCCGCTCGCGTTCGGAATGACGTGGCTGTGGTCGCGCACCTCGCGCAACCGGCTCACGCGTCACGACGCGCCGCTTTCGGTACGCCGCGCGTACACGCCGGGCGAAGCGCTCGCGCTGGCGCGCGCCGCCGGCTGGCGCGCCGCCTCGGTGCGCGGCGAACCGTTTTTCCGGATGACGCTCTGGGACGCGGCGTGA
- a CDS encoding 4Fe-4S dicluster domain-containing protein, with amino-acid sequence MAYIITEPCIGTKDKSCVDVCPVDCIHGNDDDTQLFIDPEVCIDCGACVSACPVEAIYADSDVPEKWKNFIAINAEWYKK; translated from the coding sequence ATGGCCTACATCATTACCGAACCCTGCATCGGCACCAAGGACAAGTCGTGCGTCGACGTCTGTCCGGTCGATTGCATCCACGGTAACGACGACGACACTCAGCTCTTCATCGATCCCGAAGTGTGCATCGATTGCGGCGCTTGCGTCTCCGCCTGCCCCGTCGAGGCAATCTACGCCGACTCCGACGTCCCCGAGAAGTGGAAGAACTTCATCGCGATCAACGCGGAGTGGTACAAGAAATAA
- a CDS encoding GlsB/YeaQ/YmgE family stress response membrane protein, with the protein MSILAWLIVGLIAGFLAKYVVPGEGPGGILGDIIIGIIGAFIGGWVFNAFGHTGATGLNIWSILVAFVGAVILLFIIRAVTGRRATH; encoded by the coding sequence ATGAGCATTCTAGCCTGGCTGATCGTGGGTCTGATCGCAGGGTTCCTCGCGAAGTACGTCGTGCCCGGTGAGGGCCCCGGCGGGATCCTCGGCGACATCATCATCGGTATCATCGGCGCCTTCATCGGCGGCTGGGTCTTCAACGCGTTCGGCCACACCGGTGCCACCGGCCTGAACATCTGGAGCATCCTGGTCGCGTTCGTCGGCGCAGTGATCCTGCTGTTCATCATCCGCGCCGTCACCGGCCGTCGCGCCACCCACTGA
- a CDS encoding SIMPL domain-containing protein — protein MKSRFLIAAAVATLAAIGPAGAQTAPPGPRAATIVVGGQGSVDRAPDRAVVTLAVVTDDPVAAKATSANNAAYGAVVAKIAALGIPQSAIKTTSFNLNYNPRPPQPNPQFGQRYGYVVSRDMTVTTDRVEQAGAIVDAGVAGGATGVNAVGFTLRDQRGAYRAAQALAVADADAQARALAEAAHVRIVRIARIDAAPGGVTPRPVPFAARMAVGPVPTEIPASDLTVTATVDVTYQIAP, from the coding sequence ATGAAGAGCCGATTTTTGATCGCCGCGGCCGTCGCGACGCTGGCAGCCATAGGCCCCGCGGGCGCGCAGACGGCGCCGCCCGGGCCGCGCGCCGCGACGATCGTCGTGGGAGGCCAAGGCAGCGTCGATCGGGCGCCGGATCGTGCGGTCGTGACGCTCGCGGTCGTCACCGACGACCCCGTTGCGGCGAAAGCGACGTCGGCGAACAACGCCGCCTACGGCGCGGTCGTCGCGAAGATCGCCGCGCTCGGCATCCCGCAGTCGGCGATCAAGACGACGTCGTTCAACCTGAACTACAATCCGCGTCCGCCGCAGCCGAACCCGCAGTTCGGCCAGCGTTACGGGTACGTCGTGAGCCGCGACATGACCGTGACGACCGATCGCGTGGAGCAGGCCGGCGCGATCGTCGACGCGGGAGTCGCCGGCGGCGCGACCGGCGTGAACGCGGTCGGCTTCACGCTGCGCGATCAGCGCGGCGCGTATCGCGCTGCGCAGGCGCTCGCCGTCGCAGACGCCGACGCGCAGGCGCGCGCGCTCGCCGAGGCAGCGCACGTGCGCATCGTGCGGATCGCGCGCATCGACGCCGCGCCGGGCGGCGTCACGCCCCGCCCTGTCCCGTTCGCCGCGCGCATGGCCGTTGGGCCGGTTCCCACCGAGATTCCGGCCAGCGACCTCACCGTCACCGCCACGGTCGACGTCACGTACCAGATCGCTCCCTGA